Genomic segment of Hymenobacter aquaticus:
GCCCTGCGCACCGAATCGGTAGCCGTGGCCGGGGAAGTGCGCCGCCGCCTCGAAATCGTGGAAACCATCGTGCTGGTCGCCGCCACGGCCCAGCCCCGGCAGGCCCACGCGCTGCTCAACGCGCTGGAAGGCCTCACGCCCGACCCCCAACGCTCGGGCCCCTTCGCCTGGCGCGGCACGGCCACGGCGTCGGGCGTGAAGGTAGAGGTGCACTTGGTCAGCAAGGAAAACTTCGTGAACCAGCTGTTTCTGCTTTCGGCCACCGAGGCCCACCTTACCGAAGCGCTGACCCCGGGCGGGCGGGCCGGCTCGTTGCGGCAGCTGGTGAAGCAGGAGAAATTCTACCAGGAAACCGCCATCTACGAAAAGGCCGGCCTGCAGTACGTGGAGCCCGAGCTGCGCGAAGGGCTGGGGGAAATTGCCCTGGCCGAAGCCAAAAAGCTGCCCCAGCTGCTTACCGACGAAGATTTGCGCGGCTCCCTGCACAACCACAGCACCTATTCCGACGGCAGCCACACCCTGCGCCAGATGGCCGAGTTTCTGCGCGACCAGGGCTACGAGTACCTGGGCATCTGCGACCATTCGCAGGCCGCCCACTACGCCAACGGTCTGAGCCCCGAGCGGGTGCGGCAGCAGCAGCGCGAAATCGACCAGCTCAATCAGGAGCTGGCTCCGTTCCGCATCTTCAAGGGCATCGAGAGCGACATTCTCGGCGACGGCTCGCTGGACTACACCAACGCCGTGCTGGAAAGCTTCGACTTTATCGTGGCCTCGGTGCACTCCAACCTGAAAATGGACGAGCGCAAAGCCACCGAGCGGCTGCTGCGGGCCATTGCCAACCCCTACACCACCATGCTGGGCCACCCCACCGGACGGCTCTTGCTGCGGCGTGAAGGCTACCCCATCAACCACAAAGCCATTATCGACGCCTGCGCCCAGCATGGCGTCATCATCGAAATCAACTCCAACCCCTGGCGCCTCGACCTGGACTGGCGCTGGGTGCGCTACGCCCTCGACCAGGGCGTGAAGCTCAGCATCAACCCCGACGCGCACCACACCAACGGCTACGCCGACATGCGCTACGGCGTGATGATGGGGCGCAAGGGCGGCCTGACCAAGGACATGACGTTTAACGCGCTGAGCGCCGACGAAATGGCCGCCTACTTTGCCGCGCGCAAGGCCAACATCAAGCCGCCGCTGGAATACAAGGACTCACTGTTCGGGTAATGAAGATTCTGGTAGTCCGCTTTTCCTCTATCGGCGACATTGTCCTGACCACGCCCGTGGTGCGGGCCCTGAAGCAGCAGCTGCCCGGCGCGCAGGTGCATTACTGTACCAAGCCGGCCTACCGCAGCCTCATCGAGCCCAACCCCTACGTCGATAAGGCCCACTATCTGACCGGCACGCTCACGGAGCTGGTGGCCGAGCTGCGGCAGGAGCAGTTCGACTTCGTCGTGGACTTGCACAACAACCTGCGCACCAGTATTCTGAAGCTGCGCCTGGGGGTGAAGTCGGCCAGCTTCGACAAGCTGAACTGGCAAAAGTGGCTGCTGGTAAATGCCAAAGTAGACATGCTGCCGCGGGTGCACATCGTGGAGCGCTACCTGGCCGCCGCCGCCCCGCTAGGCGTCGTCGACGACCGGCAGGGCCTCGACTACTTCATTCCGCCCGATCAGGAAGTCGACCTGCAGACGCTGCCCGGCGGGTTTCAGCGCGGCTACGTAGCCTTTGCCATCGGGGCCCAGCACGCCACCAAGCGCCTGCCCACCGAGCGGATCATTGAGCTGTGCGCCCAGCTGCGCCGCCCCATCGTGCTGCTCGGCGGCCCCGAGGACGAAAGC
This window contains:
- a CDS encoding glycosyltransferase family 9 protein — translated: MKILVVRFSSIGDIVLTTPVVRALKQQLPGAQVHYCTKPAYRSLIEPNPYVDKAHYLTGTLTELVAELRQEQFDFVVDLHNNLRTSILKLRLGVKSASFDKLNWQKWLLVNAKVDMLPRVHIVERYLAAAAPLGVVDDRQGLDYFIPPDQEVDLQTLPGGFQRGYVAFAIGAQHATKRLPTERIIELCAQLRRPIVLLGGPEDESTGHIVEEALRNSPTHAFAQAPIYNACGHYSLNQSASLVRQAQLVVSHDTGLMHIAAAFHKEIFSVWGNTVPEFGMYPYRTEFRVLEVRDLPCRPCSKIGYAKCPQGHFRCMRDIRFDLGLPPTQDGR
- a CDS encoding helix-hairpin-helix domain-containing protein, which produces MDNRALIRAFRLAASLMELHDENPFKIRAYEGTAATLERLELPVADMDRTGLPDRTGLSKTAAAKVAELLDTGTFEELRKLLEITPSGVVEMLNIKGIGPKKIRALWRELGIESPEQLRDAAERDEVSKLKGFGKKTQDALLAALEFNQESQGKLLYPQAETLAEDLAARLREALRTESVAVAGEVRRRLEIVETIVLVAATAQPRQAHALLNALEGLTPDPQRSGPFAWRGTATASGVKVEVHLVSKENFVNQLFLLSATEAHLTEALTPGGRAGSLRQLVKQEKFYQETAIYEKAGLQYVEPELREGLGEIALAEAKKLPQLLTDEDLRGSLHNHSTYSDGSHTLRQMAEFLRDQGYEYLGICDHSQAAHYANGLSPERVRQQQREIDQLNQELAPFRIFKGIESDILGDGSLDYTNAVLESFDFIVASVHSNLKMDERKATERLLRAIANPYTTMLGHPTGRLLLRREGYPINHKAIIDACAQHGVIIEINSNPWRLDLDWRWVRYALDQGVKLSINPDAHHTNGYADMRYGVMMGRKGGLTKDMTFNALSADEMAAYFAARKANIKPPLEYKDSLFG